Genomic segment of Desulfuromonadaceae bacterium:
CTGCTCATTGACATCCCGCCGGGCACCTTGATCTACGATGCCGAGACCGACGAGTTGATTGTCGACATGACCACTGCCGGGCAGCGGATCGTACTGCTCAAGGGGGGCCGGGGAGGGCGTGGCAACGCACGGTTCATGACCAGTACCAACCGCGCCCCGCGCCATGCCCAACCGGGGTTACCCGGAGAAGAGCGCACCTTGCGGCTGGAGCTGAAGCTGCTCGCCGATGTCGGCCTGGTGGGGATGCCAAACGCCGGGAAATCGACCTTGATTTCAGTCATTTCAGCCGCTCGGCCGAAGATTGCTGATTATCCCTTTACGACGTTGGTGCCGAACCTCGGTGTCGTCAAATACGGTGGCTATAAAAGTTTTGTGGTGGCCGATATCCCTGGACTGATCGAAGGGGCGAGTGAAGGTTATGGTCTCGGTACCCGTTTTTTGCGTCATGTCGAGCGGACCGACCTGTTCCTGCATCTGCTCGATATCGGCATTGAACCGGTAGCGACAGCGCTGACGAATTTCGACATGATTAATCGGGAACTGCGGCGCCACAATCCCGAACTGGCAGACAAGACCCAGATCGTTGTGCTGACCAAAATGGATATTACCGAGGTG
This window contains:
- the obgE gene encoding GTPase ObgE; this translates as MRFVDEVKINVKAGDGGRGCVSFLREKYVPLGGPDGGDGGDGGDIIFQVDTGLNTLLDFRYKNRYHAPNGMPGLGKDKHGKGGEDLLIDIPPGTLIYDAETDELIVDMTTAGQRIVLLKGGRGGRGNARFMTSTNRAPRHAQPGLPGEERTLRLELKLLADVGLVGMPNAGKSTLISVISAARPKIADYPFTTLVPNLGVVKYGGYKSFVVADIPGLIEGASEGYGLGTRFLRHVERTDLFLHLLDIGIEPVATALTNFDMINRELRRHNPELADKTQIVVLTKMDITEVREQAHEAEQALTARGYRVVTIAAVTGDGVQDLVDLVSRELEAMRSLTATAADVTF